Genomic segment of Pseudovibrio brasiliensis:
ATTATGATCGCATCATAATAGATCTGCGCGCATTGTGGGGCATCGGAGATTTCTAGCGGGCGGATCATAACACTCATGGACTTCACTCATCTGAATTTGGGAGGCGTGTCATGCCACAAACTCAGTCAGCTGAAAAGAGAAAATGGCTCATCTCCTTTCACTGCTGAATGATCGCATTTTGCCACTCCTGCAGAAAGTGTTGGCGCTTGAGGTTGTCCTGATAGACCAGCAGCCCAGGGCCAAGGCGGATGGCGCGTAAGGACAGGTTCGGAGCCACCTCGCTGTGATTGAGTTTTGGGTAAGGATAGTAGTCAGCGCCCTCCTCGCTCCAGCTGGCGGTGATCAGGTGATCGATGAAATCACCAGCAATCTCGGGCTGTTCTGCACCTGCTGGAATGATGGCGGAGCGGAGCATCAATGTGGTGAAATCTTCCAGCTCCAGAATGCCAACATCAGGGTCTTTCGCTGCCCGCGCTGAGGCATAGGAGCCGAGCACGTTGTAGGCCACGGCCAGATCGCCGGTTGTGATATCTGAGATCATATCGGCAGAGCAGCAATAAAGTTTGGCATTGAGGCTACCCATCACTTCGTTGAGACGCCAGAATGTGTCTGAAGTGCGTGCATCCTGCGTGGCGAACAGAAAGCCAAGCCCGCTCTGGCGAATGTCGTAGGTCCCGACTTTGTTGAGGAAACGGTCTGGATTGTTGCGCAAGGTCGAGATGAGGTTCTGCCGTGAGGTTGGCACCTCCAGTCCCTCAAAGGCCGACTTGGAGTAAACCACGGAGGCTGGTTCCTGCGTGAAGGCAAACACGTGGTCACGCCAGCGGGCCCAGTCCGGCATCAGGCCCGCAACAGAAGAGCTGTGCGGCTTTGTGAAACCATCGTTTGCCAGTTTCACCTGTAGATCCATCGCCGAGGAGATAGCCACGTCGAACACCTGCCGCTCCTCATAGAGCGCCTTCATCAGCTCCGTGCTGCTGACCACGGTGTAATCGATGGAAACGCTCGGGTATTTGCGCTGAAAGGCTTCCACCATTGGGGCGAAGATATCAATGTCGGAGTTGGAGATAATGCGCAGGGTCTGCGCCTCTTGCGAGGCTGGGAAGACTTTGTGCTGCTCAATCTCATAGGCGCGGGCTGAAACCAGCGACACCAACAACACAATCAGGACTGAGGGAAATAGAAGGATACGCATGCGCCTCTGACATTTGTTCTGTTTGAAAGTTTCAGGTGTCCACCGTGAGCCTGTGTTACTTCTTCGGCGATTGTAAGACCCAGACCGGAGCCAACAGTGTCCTCAGCGTTTTTGCCGCGTGAGAACCGTTCTGTGAGCTTCTCGATGTCTTCCGGCGCAAAGCCCGGGCCTTGATCATAGACCGAGAGCACCATCCACTTTTCTTCATGAGTGACGGTGATTTTTACATCCTCCCCTTGCGGGGCGTACTTGATGGCGTTGTCGAGAATGTTGCTCAGAGCGTTTTGAATGAGGATCGCATCACCCTTGATGTACGGCGGTTCTTTGCCGTGCAAGCTGAGC
This window contains:
- a CDS encoding ABC transporter substrate-binding protein, with product MRILLFPSVLIVLLVSLVSARAYEIEQHKVFPASQEAQTLRIISNSDIDIFAPMVEAFQRKYPSVSIDYTVVSSTELMKALYEERQVFDVAISSAMDLQVKLANDGFTKPHSSSVAGLMPDWARWRDHVFAFTQEPASVVYSKSAFEGLEVPTSRQNLISTLRNNPDRFLNKVGTYDIRQSGLGFLFATQDARTSDTFWRLNEVMGSLNAKLYCCSADMISDITTGDLAVAYNVLGSYASARAAKDPDVGILELEDFTTLMLRSAIIPAGAEQPEIAGDFIDHLITASWSEEGADYYPYPKLNHSEVAPNLSLRAIRLGPGLLVYQDNLKRQHFLQEWQNAIIQQ